Proteins co-encoded in one Blastocatellia bacterium genomic window:
- a CDS encoding ABC transporter permease, whose amino-acid sequence MPEWKVEIGRRLAGLRLEPLREAEIIEELSQHLDDRYAELRADSLGAEEARHAVLVELQDGQLLAEELRRLERTMAIVPVFGEPKGATLMNDLGQDIRYGLRVLRQNPGFTLIAVMTLALGIGANTAIFSLVNSILLRPLPYHEPDRLARLIQSSPALGLPTWGLSQAGFVAYRDQNHTFETLALFTNGGVNLTGDGEPEHLSVANVSADYFNVFGVNPVLGRTFQEGEDAPGKNGICVLSHGFWQRHFGGDPQVVGKTLVLNNAATEIVGVMPAEFKHPRLETELWIPLALNPTRTAPYAFQGIGRLQAGVQVAQAQADTTNIVQNFGRQHPDKSEAAGLSEGNGPRTIVTPLKETLVGKTQKPLLVLLSAVAFVLLIACANVANLLLARATARTREIAVRVALGATPSRIARQLLTESVLLSCIGAVIGTALAGLGIRMLGKLPITGVARIEEVNLSGAVLAFTAGLALLTGLLFGLVPALRAYGMGLAAGMNEGGRGGSANRRMGSALVAVQFALSLILLIGTGLLLKSFQRLESVNPGFNPEQTLTMSAALPRAKYNKPELAMRFYDNAIERLRNAPGIQSVGFATDLPFAGNSNEDGFIIEGQEPPDGNVTHTEQAVLQAFTPGVFQALGLPLLSGRDFQETDNANSPMVAIIDEPLARHYWPNGDALGKRIETTGDKQWMTIVGIVGGVNHFSLAEERQPHIYTAMSQNTDSRAFLIVRTDGSMAAATSTVRTAVKEVEPELPIYLVRSMTEIVGQTLSTQRLTNGLLTAFAVLALLLAAVGIYGTMSGYVGSRTKEFGIRLALGAQPGALLRSVLRQGLMLTGAGVVVGLAGALALTQTIKSLLFEVSATDPLIFVSLPALLVTVALAACYVPARRSARVDPLVALRYE is encoded by the coding sequence ATGCCTGAGTGGAAAGTAGAAATCGGCAGGCGACTGGCGGGCTTGCGGCTTGAGCCGCTGCGCGAGGCGGAAATCATCGAGGAGCTGTCACAGCACCTCGACGACCGCTACGCCGAGTTGCGCGCCGACAGCCTGGGGGCGGAAGAGGCGCGCCACGCCGTGCTGGTCGAATTGCAAGATGGTCAATTGCTGGCCGAAGAACTGCGGCGGCTAGAGCGGACAATGGCGATTGTGCCCGTATTCGGAGAACCGAAAGGAGCGACTCTGATGAATGATTTAGGGCAAGACATACGTTATGGGCTGCGCGTGCTGCGACAGAATCCCGGTTTCACGCTGATTGCGGTGATGACGCTGGCGCTCGGCATTGGCGCAAATACGGCGATCTTCAGCCTGGTCAACAGCATTCTCCTGCGCCCGCTGCCGTACCACGAGCCGGACCGCCTGGCGCGGCTGATTCAGTCCAGCCCGGCTTTGGGCTTGCCGACGTGGGGGCTGTCGCAAGCCGGCTTCGTCGCCTACAGGGATCAGAACCACACGTTTGAGACGCTAGCCTTGTTTACCAACGGCGGCGTCAACCTGACCGGCGACGGCGAGCCGGAGCATCTGTCGGTGGCCAATGTGAGCGCCGATTATTTCAATGTCTTCGGCGTCAACCCGGTGCTTGGGCGCACGTTCCAGGAAGGCGAAGACGCGCCCGGCAAGAACGGCATTTGTGTGCTGAGTCATGGATTCTGGCAGCGGCACTTCGGCGGCGACCCGCAGGTCGTCGGCAAAACACTCGTCTTGAATAACGCCGCCACGGAAATCGTCGGCGTGATGCCGGCTGAGTTCAAGCATCCCCGGCTGGAAACCGAGTTGTGGATTCCGCTGGCGCTCAATCCGACGCGCACCGCGCCTTACGCGTTTCAGGGCATTGGCCGATTGCAAGCCGGCGTGCAGGTCGCGCAAGCGCAAGCCGACACCACCAACATCGTGCAAAACTTCGGCCGCCAGCACCCCGACAAAAGTGAGGCTGCCGGACTCAGCGAAGGCAACGGCCCGCGAACCATCGTCACGCCATTAAAGGAAACCCTCGTCGGCAAGACCCAAAAGCCGCTGCTGGTTTTACTCTCCGCCGTCGCTTTCGTGCTGTTGATCGCCTGCGCCAACGTCGCCAACCTCTTGTTGGCGCGTGCGACGGCGCGCACGCGAGAAATCGCTGTGCGCGTGGCGCTCGGCGCGACGCCATCGCGCATCGCCCGTCAACTGCTGACCGAAAGCGTGCTGCTGTCATGCATCGGCGCGGTCATCGGCACGGCGCTGGCCGGGTTAGGCATCCGCATGCTCGGCAAGCTGCCGATCACCGGCGTGGCGCGCATAGAAGAAGTGAATTTGAGCGGCGCGGTGCTGGCCTTTACGGCGGGGCTGGCGTTGCTGACCGGCTTGCTATTCGGGCTGGTGCCGGCGCTGCGCGCTTATGGCATGGGACTGGCGGCAGGCATGAACGAAGGCGGGCGCGGCGGCTCGGCAAACCGGCGCATGGGCAGCGCGCTGGTGGCCGTGCAATTCGCCCTCTCACTCATCCTCTTGATCGGCACAGGGCTATTGCTGAAAAGCTTTCAGCGGCTGGAGTCGGTCAACCCCGGCTTCAATCCCGAACAGACGCTGACGATGTCCGCCGCCTTGCCGCGCGCCAAGTACAATAAGCCGGAACTGGCCATGCGGTTTTACGACAACGCGATTGAGCGGCTGCGCAATGCGCCGGGCATTCAGTCCGTCGGCTTCGCCACGGACCTGCCGTTCGCCGGCAATTCGAACGAGGACGGCTTCATTATCGAAGGGCAGGAGCCGCCCGATGGCAATGTCACACACACGGAGCAGGCCGTCCTGCAAGCCTTCACGCCCGGCGTCTTTCAAGCGCTGGGCCTGCCGCTGCTCAGTGGCCGTGACTTCCAAGAAACCGACAACGCCAATTCACCAATGGTCGCCATCATTGATGAGCCGTTAGCCCGACATTACTGGCCGAACGGCGATGCCCTCGGCAAGCGCATCGAGACCACAGGCGACAAGCAATGGATGACCATCGTCGGCATCGTCGGCGGCGTCAATCACTTCAGCCTGGCCGAAGAGCGGCAGCCGCACATTTATACGGCGATGTCGCAAAACACGGACTCGCGGGCGTTTCTGATCGTCCGCACCGACGGCTCGATGGCAGCGGCGACTTCGACTGTCAGGACCGCAGTGAAAGAGGTCGAACCCGAGCTGCCCATTTATCTGGTCCGCTCGATGACCGAGATCGTTGGACAAACGCTGAGCACACAGCGGCTGACCAACGGGCTGCTCACGGCGTTTGCGGTGCTGGCCCTGTTGCTCGCCGCCGTCGGCATCTACGGCACGATGTCCGGCTATGTCGGCAGTCGCACCAAGGAGTTCGGCATTCGCCTGGCGCTCGGAGCGCAACCCGGCGCTCTGCTACGCTCAGTCTTGCGGCAAGGCTTGATGCTCACCGGCGCAGGCGTCGTCGTTGGCCTTGCCGGCGCGCTGGCGTTAACCCAGACGATCAAGAGCCTGTTGTTCGAGGTGAGCGCCACCGACCCGTTGATTTTCGTTAGCCTGCCGGCGCTGCTGGTGACAGTGGCACTGGCGGCGTGCTACGTCCCGGCCCGTCGCAGCGCCCGCGTTGATCCGCTGGTCGCATTGCGGTATGAATAA
- a CDS encoding alpha/beta fold hydrolase, translating into MRATINHLNLEYRDQGSGEPVIFIHAFPLNQTMWDEQVAALSHRCRAITLDLRGFGGSDVADGPSTMEQMAADVRGLMSALKIERATLVGLSMGGYVSLAFYREYPDALRALVLADTRASADTHAARERRLHSAERAERQGAAAIADDMVPLLLGHTSQQTRPDIAARVRAMIEGNSPEGIAAAQRGMAARRDSTYILAAIDFPTLIVVGAEDGLTPVAEAEALRDGIRGARLQIIDGAGHLSNLERPQEFNAALIEFIDSLAAE; encoded by the coding sequence ATGCGAGCGACGATCAATCACCTCAACCTGGAGTACAGGGATCAGGGGAGCGGCGAGCCGGTCATCTTCATCCACGCCTTCCCGCTCAACCAGACGATGTGGGACGAGCAGGTGGCGGCGTTAAGTCATCGTTGCCGCGCCATCACGCTCGACCTGCGCGGCTTTGGCGGCTCGGACGTTGCGGATGGCCCTTCGACGATGGAGCAGATGGCCGCAGACGTGCGCGGCTTGATGTCAGCGCTTAAAATTGAGCGGGCAACACTCGTCGGGCTTTCGATGGGCGGCTATGTGTCGCTGGCGTTTTATCGCGAATACCCCGACGCCTTGCGGGCGCTGGTGTTGGCCGACACGCGCGCCAGCGCGGACACTCATGCGGCGCGCGAACGCCGGCTGCATTCCGCCGAGAGAGCCGAGCGCCAGGGCGCGGCGGCCATCGCTGATGACATGGTGCCGCTACTGCTCGGCCATACGTCGCAGCAGACGCGGCCCGACATTGCGGCTCGCGTGCGCGCCATGATCGAAGGCAACTCGCCCGAAGGCATCGCCGCGGCGCAGCGCGGCATGGCGGCGCGGCGTGATTCGACCTACATTCTGGCGGCGATAGATTTCCCGACGCTGATCGTCGTCGGCGCGGAGGATGGATTGACGCCGGTCGCCGAAGCCGAAGCATTGCGAGACGGCATCCGCGGCGCGCGCTTGCAGATCATCGACGGCGCGGGTCACCTGTCGAACCTTGAGCGCCCGCAGGAATTCAATGCGGCGCTGATTGAATTCATTGATTCGCTCGCCGCCGAGTGA
- a CDS encoding D-aminoacylase yields MLKKIAVALLLIALVPLLPLLSVSRAVEPEFDIAIINGRIVDGTGNPWFYGSVAIKGDRIVKVGAVDARRAARVIDAKGMVVAPGFIDVHTHVEGNLAEVPTADNFIYMGVTSLVTGNCGASSLQVGDFLSKLEAKGISVNIATLIGHGSLRREVMKEEARDPSADELDRMRAIVDRAMRDGAVGMSTGLIYVPGTYAKTAEVADLARVVARYGGVYATHMRDEGNQVTDSIKEALTIGEQAGLPVEISHFKVSSKKRWGDSRVTCQMVADARARGQQVTVDQYVYTASSTSLNTLLPTWALEGGRDKAKARLDDPATRAKIKAEMIQSLGKNGFKDFSYAVVAGYQPEPAYEGKNISEITRLARGKSGAEEEAEQIIAMYLAGSAGMIFHKMSEPDVERIVAQPYTMIASDSGVIRMNSGVPHPRGYGNNARVIATYVREKKLIGLEDAVRKMTSLPAATFRLWDRGLLRPGMAADLVIFDESKVTDRASFDKPHQYAEGFAVVLVNGRVVIDGGKHTGATPGRALYGPGREPATDAATR; encoded by the coding sequence ATGCTGAAAAAAATCGCTGTCGCGTTGCTGCTGATTGCCCTCGTCCCGCTATTGCCGCTCCTGTCCGTGTCGCGCGCCGTCGAGCCTGAATTCGACATTGCCATCATCAATGGCCGCATCGTCGACGGCACGGGCAACCCATGGTTCTACGGCTCTGTGGCCATCAAAGGCGACCGCATCGTCAAGGTCGGCGCGGTAGACGCCCGGCGCGCCGCGCGCGTCATCGATGCGAAGGGCATGGTTGTCGCCCCAGGCTTCATTGACGTTCACACCCACGTCGAAGGCAACCTCGCGGAGGTGCCGACGGCGGATAATTTTATCTACATGGGGGTGACCTCGCTGGTCACCGGCAACTGTGGCGCGTCTTCGTTGCAGGTCGGCGATTTTCTGTCGAAGTTAGAAGCCAAAGGCATCTCGGTCAACATCGCCACGCTGATCGGGCATGGCTCGCTGCGCCGCGAGGTGATGAAGGAAGAGGCGCGCGACCCGAGCGCCGACGAATTAGACCGCATGCGCGCCATCGTTGATCGCGCCATGCGTGACGGCGCGGTCGGCATGTCGACCGGCCTGATCTACGTGCCGGGCACCTATGCAAAGACGGCTGAAGTGGCCGACCTGGCCAGGGTCGTGGCGCGTTACGGCGGCGTCTATGCCACGCACATGCGCGACGAAGGCAATCAGGTTACCGATTCAATCAAAGAGGCCCTGACCATCGGCGAGCAGGCCGGCTTGCCCGTCGAAATCTCGCATTTCAAAGTTTCATCTAAGAAGCGTTGGGGTGACAGCCGCGTGACCTGTCAGATGGTCGCCGACGCCCGCGCTCGCGGCCAGCAGGTGACGGTTGACCAGTACGTTTACACGGCGTCGTCGACGTCGCTGAACACATTGCTGCCGACCTGGGCGCTTGAGGGCGGACGCGACAAAGCGAAGGCGCGGCTCGACGACCCGGCGACGCGGGCGAAGATCAAGGCCGAGATGATTCAATCGCTCGGCAAGAACGGCTTCAAGGATTTCTCCTACGCGGTGGTTGCGGGCTATCAACCGGAGCCGGCTTATGAAGGCAAGAACATCAGCGAAATCACCAGGCTGGCGCGCGGCAAGAGCGGCGCCGAAGAAGAGGCCGAGCAGATCATCGCGATGTATCTGGCGGGCTCTGCCGGGATGATCTTTCACAAGATGAGCGAGCCGGATGTCGAGCGCATCGTCGCGCAGCCTTACACGATGATCGCCTCCGACAGCGGTGTGATTCGCATGAACAGCGGCGTGCCGCACCCGCGCGGCTACGGCAACAACGCCAGGGTGATTGCCACCTACGTTCGCGAAAAGAAGCTCATCGGCCTCGAAGACGCCGTGCGCAAGATGACCTCGCTGCCGGCGGCAACGTTCCGTTTGTGGGATCGCGGCTTGCTCCGCCCCGGCATGGCGGCAGACCTTGTCATCTTTGACGAGAGCAAGGTGACTGACCGCGCGAGCTTTGACAAGCCGCACCAGTATGCCGAAGGCTTCGCGGTGGTGCTGGTCAATGGCCGCGTGGTGATTGACGGCGGCAAGCACACAGGGGCGACGCCGGGCCGCGCCCTCTACGGGCCGGGCCGAGAGCCCGCCACGGACGCGGCGACGCGGTAA